Proteins from a genomic interval of Harpia harpyja isolate bHarHar1 chromosome 9, bHarHar1 primary haplotype, whole genome shotgun sequence:
- the HRK gene encoding LOW QUALITY PROTEIN: activator of apoptosis harakiri (The sequence of the model RefSeq protein was modified relative to this genomic sequence to represent the inferred CDS: inserted 2 bases in 1 codon), translating into MCPCALHGGXPPAPCPCSPGRAARPSAAARLVAARLRRLGDELEQRAARRKARGRGPSAGRRLAAVVCLLCALTPAAALAWLIRRRSL; encoded by the exons ATGTGCCCCTGCGCGCTGCACGGcgg cccccccgctccctgcccctgcagccccggccgcgccgcccggcccTCGGCCGCCGCCCGCCTGGTCGCCGCCCGCCTGCGCCGCCTGGGCGATGAGCTGGAGCAGCGGGCGGCGCGGCGAAaggcgcggggccgcggcccctCGGCCGGCCGCCGCCTGGCCGCCGTGGTGTGCCTGCTGTGCGCCCTCACGCCCGCGGCCGCGCTGGCCTGGCTGATCCGCAGGAGGAGCCTCTAG